A genomic segment from Klebsiella africana encodes:
- a CDS encoding PTS sugar transporter subunit IIB: protein MKKIFLCCAAGMSTSMVMNKMKQAAAAKGIAVDIIAVSMDDFDRTLPNYDCCLLGPQIKYKFEEFNKKAAAVGKRVAVIDSMDYGMMRGDKILDAALALLDECSLNK from the coding sequence ATGAAAAAAATATTTTTGTGCTGCGCAGCCGGCATGTCAACGAGCATGGTGATGAATAAAATGAAGCAAGCGGCCGCAGCGAAAGGCATTGCTGTCGATATTATTGCTGTTTCAATGGATGATTTTGACCGCACGTTACCAAATTACGATTGCTGTCTTTTAGGGCCGCAGATTAAATATAAATTCGAAGAATTTAACAAAAAGGCCGCTGCGGTGGGTAAGAGAGTCGCCGTTATCGATAGCATGGATTACGGCATGATGCGTGGCGATAAAATTCTTGATGCGGCGCTGGCGCTGCTGGATGAATGTTCACTCAACAAGTAG
- a CDS encoding PTS lactose/cellobiose transporter subunit IIA, protein MDMEATVMELIINAGESRSLAMQALQAARKGVWQDVDRLMQDAADAAKRAHDVQTMLIGMDEGCGNVPVNLILVHAQDHIMTSMLARELIAELIEVQRQLQHRT, encoded by the coding sequence ATGGATATGGAAGCAACCGTCATGGAACTCATCATTAACGCCGGTGAGTCCCGCAGTCTGGCGATGCAAGCGCTGCAAGCCGCCAGAAAAGGAGTGTGGCAGGACGTTGATAGGCTGATGCAGGACGCCGCGGATGCCGCAAAACGCGCGCATGATGTACAAACCATGCTTATTGGTATGGATGAGGGCTGCGGCAATGTACCGGTTAATCTTATTCTGGTACATGCCCAGGATCATATAATGACCTCTATGCTCGCGCGGGAATTGATCGCGGAGCTTATTGAGGTTCAGCGCCAGTTGCAACATCGCACCTGA